In Prosthecobacter sp., a genomic segment contains:
- a CDS encoding serine hydrolase, whose product MNTTTSLLFANLLLAVPFQAAAQKTFTTADGEAVQACLRESYAKGNAGMVVGLLDSTGTRVFAAGKLDDGTDGEVDGDTVFEIGSVTKTFTSLVAMDMDRGGMWKLDDPVAKYLPKDVRVPSFEGKPITLRHLAAQDSGLPFNVDNLSSKEPRVGYNAYTVEDLYAFLKSHQLTNAPGARFEYSNAGMSLLGHAMERASGESFESLVLRRICRPLHMDSTRTTLTPEMKSRMATGHAPNGERAANLNLQVMAGAGALKSSVNDLLKYVSAQLGFTASELGPLIAESQVIRHTGAANFGRTAMPWVDGDSYTPPGSELLGHAGGTFGFSAFIGFDRKQRRGVVVLTNQRVTSSAAVGWLILQDLPLTKANIEMPVREVIGLGAALGSDDATGIVRITRVFPKSPAGKAGLAPGLLIQKINGTSIEGKPLKECLEMMGGPVGTKVSMELLDPERKKTKTVELTRQKFVTASE is encoded by the coding sequence ATGAACACAACCACATCTCTTCTCTTCGCTAATCTCCTGTTGGCCGTCCCATTTCAGGCTGCGGCGCAAAAGACCTTCACCACCGCGGACGGGGAGGCGGTGCAAGCCTGCTTGCGCGAGAGCTACGCGAAGGGAAACGCGGGCATGGTGGTCGGGTTGCTGGACAGCACGGGCACACGCGTGTTCGCTGCCGGGAAGCTGGACGATGGAACCGATGGAGAGGTGGATGGCGACACGGTCTTCGAGATTGGTTCGGTGACCAAGACGTTCACCTCGCTGGTGGCGATGGACATGGACCGGGGCGGCATGTGGAAGCTCGACGATCCGGTGGCGAAGTATTTGCCGAAGGACGTCAGGGTGCCGTCGTTCGAAGGGAAGCCCATCACGCTGCGGCACCTGGCCGCGCAGGATTCGGGACTGCCGTTCAACGTGGATAACCTTTCGAGCAAGGAACCAAGGGTGGGGTATAACGCCTACACGGTGGAAGATTTGTATGCCTTCCTGAAGTCCCACCAACTGACGAATGCGCCCGGCGCCAGGTTTGAGTATTCCAATGCCGGGATGAGTTTGCTGGGTCACGCGATGGAACGGGCGTCGGGCGAATCGTTCGAGTCACTGGTCCTCAGGCGAATCTGCCGTCCGCTGCACATGGACAGCACGCGCACCACGCTCACGCCAGAAATGAAAAGCCGCATGGCGACGGGACACGCGCCGAATGGCGAACGCGCGGCGAACCTCAACCTGCAAGTCATGGCCGGGGCGGGCGCGTTGAAATCCTCCGTCAACGATCTGCTCAAGTATGTCTCCGCCCAGCTTGGTTTCACAGCGTCGGAACTGGGGCCGCTCATCGCGGAGTCGCAGGTGATTCGTCACACGGGCGCGGCAAACTTTGGCCGGACGGCCATGCCCTGGGTGGATGGCGATTCCTACACTCCGCCCGGCTCGGAGTTGCTGGGGCATGCCGGTGGCACATTTGGTTTCAGCGCGTTCATCGGCTTCGACCGGAAGCAGCGCCGCGGCGTGGTGGTGCTGACCAATCAACGCGTGACCAGTTCCGCTGCTGTGGGCTGGCTCATCCTGCAGGACCTGCCGCTGACGAAGGCGAATATCGAGATGCCCGTGCGCGAAGTCATCGGCCTCGGCGCGGCGCTCGGCTCCGATGACGCGACGGGGATCGTGCGAATCACCCGCGTCTTTCCGAAGTCACCGGCGGGAAAGGCGGGGCTGGCTCCCGGACTCCTGATCCAGAAAATCAACGGCACATCCATCGAAGGCAAACCGCTCAAGGAGTGCCTGGAGATGATGGGCGGACCGGTCGGGACGAAGGTGTCGATGGAGTTGCTCGATCCGGAGCGGAAAAAGACGAAGACCGTGGAACTGACGCGTCAGAAATTCGTGACGGCGAGCGAATGA
- a CDS encoding DUF5069 domain-containing protein produces MFISPYEKVGGLVWVPRMLRKIRLRASGQLPDDYLPYMGLGFDRRCVRFLGVTYEALVERVATGGTDEEILEWCFATGKRPSEVEIHVWNEYMIKRGWRDTDSPSIDLQEYKEKYGLGHRSDIRTYFDFYEVDEERKP; encoded by the coding sequence ATGTTCATTAGTCCATATGAGAAAGTCGGTGGCTTGGTCTGGGTTCCTCGCATGCTGAGAAAGATTCGGTTGCGCGCGAGCGGCCAGTTGCCAGATGACTACCTTCCTTACATGGGGCTGGGTTTCGATCGTCGGTGCGTGCGGTTTCTCGGCGTGACTTACGAGGCGCTGGTCGAGAGGGTCGCCACTGGCGGGACGGACGAAGAGATCCTCGAATGGTGCTTCGCCACAGGGAAGAGGCCGTCAGAGGTTGAGATTCACGTGTGGAACGAATATATGATCAAGCGAGGTTGGCGCGATACTGATTCGCCCTCGATCGACTTGCAGGAATACAAGGAGAAGTATGGGCTGGGCCATCGCTCCGATATCCGCACCTACTTTGATTTCTATGAGGTCGACGAAGAAAGAAAGCCATAA
- a CDS encoding VOC family protein, whose amino-acid sequence MQQSLGQIALVVREYDEAIDFYVGKLGFTLVEDTCIPEQDKRWVIVAPPGSAETRLLLARATSEEQASRIGNQTGGRVFLFLVTDDFWRDFRDYKAKGIVFVREPKEGSYGTVAVFEDLYGNLWDLLQPRI is encoded by the coding sequence ATGCAGCAGTCGCTCGGACAAATCGCGCTCGTCGTGCGCGAATACGATGAAGCCATCGATTTCTACGTCGGAAAGCTCGGCTTCACTTTGGTGGAAGACACCTGCATTCCAGAGCAGGACAAACGTTGGGTCATCGTCGCTCCACCGGGATCAGCGGAAACTCGGTTGCTTCTCGCGCGAGCGACCAGCGAAGAACAGGCGTCACGGATCGGAAATCAAACCGGCGGCCGGGTGTTTCTGTTTCTCGTCACTGATGACTTCTGGCGTGACTTTCGCGATTACAAAGCCAAGGGCATCGTCTTTGTGCGTGAGCCAAAGGAGGGAAGCTACGGCACGGTAGCCGTGTTCGAGGATCTTTACGGAAACCTATGGGATCTACTTCAACCCAGAATCTGA
- the dapF gene encoding diaminopimelate epimerase has product MQFAKYQALGNDCLVVERDDFVELLSPTVVRRICDRHFGIGSDGILVREPSSDPTEFRVRILNPDGSEAEKSGNGLRIFARYLWDRRLVSDAPFTVVTPGGEVLCRVHEQGRSVTVEMGRVCFHSGEIPVPGPPREVIRETMEIAGQALEFTAATIGNPHCVILRPQVSKAEATLLGPLIETDSRFPNRTNVQFMQVLDRANIRIEIWERGAGYTLASGSSSCAAAAVAKKIGLCDSTITVHMPGGSLAIEVDDNFLVRMTGPVGKVAEGKLSDEIFQSTRTAGA; this is encoded by the coding sequence ATGCAATTCGCCAAGTATCAAGCGTTGGGAAATGACTGCCTGGTCGTCGAACGAGACGATTTCGTGGAGTTGCTATCGCCCACGGTTGTTCGCCGAATATGCGACCGCCATTTCGGGATCGGTTCGGACGGCATCCTGGTTCGTGAGCCGAGTTCTGATCCGACCGAGTTCCGTGTGCGAATCCTGAACCCGGATGGGAGCGAGGCCGAGAAAAGCGGAAACGGCCTGCGGATTTTCGCGCGATACCTGTGGGATCGGCGGCTCGTGAGCGACGCGCCGTTCACGGTCGTGACGCCGGGCGGTGAGGTCCTTTGCCGGGTCCATGAGCAAGGCCGCTCGGTGACCGTCGAGATGGGCCGGGTCTGCTTTCACAGCGGCGAAATTCCGGTGCCCGGCCCGCCGCGCGAGGTGATTCGCGAAACCATGGAGATCGCAGGACAGGCGTTGGAATTCACCGCCGCGACTATTGGCAATCCGCATTGCGTGATCCTTCGCCCGCAGGTCTCCAAGGCCGAAGCAACTTTGCTCGGCCCGCTCATTGAAACCGACAGCCGATTCCCGAATCGGACCAACGTGCAGTTCATGCAGGTGCTGGATCGGGCAAACATCCGGATCGAAATCTGGGAGCGCGGAGCCGGCTACACGCTGGCCTCCGGCAGCAGCAGTTGCGCGGCTGCGGCAGTCGCGAAAAAGATCGGCCTGTGTGATTCGACGATCACCGTCCACATGCCGGGCGGCTCGCTGGCGATTGAAGTGGACGACAATTTCCTTGTCCGCATGACCGGGCCGGTCGGGAAAGTGGCTGAAGGTAAATTGAGTGACGAAATCTTCCAAAGCACCCGCACCGCAGGTGCCTGA
- a CDS encoding class I SAM-dependent methyltransferase yields MNRLRFSTLAHRDHVFCSPLSSAKADQLVELLDLPKSGRVLDVGCGKADLLLRVIARYGVAGVGVDPNGELVSAARASVESRGISGFVELHEARVADVALEPESFDVALCIGSTHAYGKFDQALTALSHLVRPGGQVLIADGYWKREPAAEYLAFLGAGLTDYCNHRGNESAGIAAGLMPLYSCVSNDDEWDHYEGLYCLSMERFVRDHPQDPDAVPFRERIRAWRDAYRRWGRDTLGFGYYLFCKP; encoded by the coding sequence ATGAACCGTCTCCGCTTCTCCACCCTCGCCCATCGCGATCATGTCTTTTGCAGTCCATTGAGTTCAGCCAAGGCCGACCAGCTGGTCGAACTGCTCGATTTGCCCAAGTCGGGGCGGGTGCTGGATGTCGGTTGTGGCAAGGCTGACCTGTTGCTCCGTGTCATTGCACGATACGGGGTGGCCGGGGTCGGCGTGGATCCGAACGGCGAACTTGTGAGCGCAGCGCGTGCCAGCGTTGAATCCCGTGGTATCAGCGGGTTCGTGGAGTTGCACGAGGCTCGGGTGGCCGACGTGGCATTGGAACCTGAATCCTTCGATGTGGCACTGTGCATCGGCTCCACTCACGCTTACGGCAAGTTTGACCAGGCTCTCACTGCTCTGTCCCATCTGGTGCGTCCAGGTGGTCAGGTGCTCATTGCCGATGGTTATTGGAAGCGGGAACCGGCAGCGGAGTATCTCGCGTTCCTCGGCGCCGGTCTGACGGACTACTGCAACCATCGGGGCAACGAGTCCGCAGGCATCGCCGCCGGGTTGATGCCGCTTTACTCGTGCGTGAGCAATGACGATGAATGGGACCACTATGAGGGACTGTATTGCCTCTCGATGGAACGTTTCGTCCGCGACCATCCCCAAGACCCGGATGCGGTGCCATTCAGGGAACGCATTCGTGCCTGGCGTGATGCCTACCGGCGCTGGGGTCGTGATACGCTCGGCTTTGGCTACTATCTTTTTTGCAAGCCGTGA
- a CDS encoding methyltransferase domain-containing protein → MQTSENYTPGYTQNASDFMAKRSAQTHAAFLLPHLRDSSRLLDCGCGPGSVTCDFARIVRSGHVTGIDREASQIERARSHAASLGLTNATFEVGSIYELPFPDASFDVVFAHAVFEHLSVPDAALAEVRRVLAPGGQVALRSPDWGGFIVAPDTPGLQSAIGRYTELQIANGGDVHVGRKFPGLLRSAGFTSLAFSATYECYQPPPVIGEYLALQLAAADARAEAAALRNWSRHPDAIFAQAWCEIVGREPRTSLEN, encoded by the coding sequence ATGCAAACCAGCGAAAACTACACTCCCGGCTACACGCAGAACGCGAGCGACTTCATGGCCAAGCGCTCCGCGCAGACCCACGCTGCGTTTCTGCTGCCGCATCTGCGCGACTCGTCGCGGTTGCTCGACTGCGGTTGTGGACCGGGATCTGTGACCTGCGACTTCGCGCGCATTGTTCGTTCCGGCCATGTGACCGGCATTGATCGCGAGGCATCACAGATTGAGCGTGCCCGGAGCCACGCGGCCAGCCTCGGCCTCACGAACGCGACCTTCGAGGTCGGTTCCATTTATGAGCTGCCATTCCCGGATGCGTCCTTCGATGTCGTCTTCGCGCATGCGGTCTTCGAGCACCTTTCCGTTCCTGACGCGGCGCTGGCGGAGGTGCGCCGGGTACTTGCTCCCGGCGGCCAAGTCGCCCTTCGCAGTCCGGACTGGGGCGGATTCATCGTCGCGCCGGACACGCCGGGCTTGCAGTCGGCCATCGGGCGTTACACCGAGCTTCAGATCGCCAACGGCGGTGATGTTCATGTGGGTCGCAAGTTTCCCGGCTTGCTGCGCTCCGCAGGTTTCACGTCGCTTGCTTTCTCGGCAACCTACGAGTGCTACCAGCCGCCGCCTGTCATCGGTGAGTATCTTGCGCTCCAACTGGCCGCAGCCGACGCCCGCGCCGAGGCCGCAGCTCTCCGTAATTGGAGCCGGCATCCCGATGCCATCTTTGCCCAGGCGTGGTGCGAGATCGTGGGCAGGGAACCGCGAACATCGCTGGAAAACTAG
- a CDS encoding cupin domain-containing protein: MRRHDPNALRQVLTASSFQMKPSTRIAHVSLAEALAKGPPPLGNLAVPIFSHGSLVVELYTPVGHDPQKPHTRDEIYFVTRGTGSFFDGEQRHSVAAGSFLFVPSGQIHRFEDFSSDFVVWVAFYGPEGGETGA; encoded by the coding sequence ATGCGTCGCCATGACCCGAATGCTCTTCGCCAAGTATTAACCGCTTCCTCCTTCCAGATGAAACCGTCCACACGCATTGCCCATGTCAGTTTGGCTGAGGCCCTCGCCAAAGGCCCGCCACCGCTCGGCAATCTTGCAGTTCCCATCTTTTCGCATGGCTCGCTTGTGGTTGAGCTTTACACGCCGGTCGGTCACGACCCGCAGAAGCCGCACACACGAGACGAGATTTACTTTGTCACTCGTGGGACGGGTTCATTCTTCGACGGAGAGCAGCGTCACTCGGTTGCGGCTGGTTCATTCTTGTTCGTTCCGTCCGGCCAGATTCACCGCTTCGAGGATTTCTCATCCGACTTCGTCGTCTGGGTTGCCTTTTATGGACCGGAAGGAGGAGAGACAGGTGCCTAA